A portion of the Juglans microcarpa x Juglans regia isolate MS1-56 chromosome 1D, Jm3101_v1.0, whole genome shotgun sequence genome contains these proteins:
- the LOC121251859 gene encoding serine/threonine-protein phosphatase PP1-like, whose translation METAVLDDVINRLLEVRGSPGKQVLLSEAEIKQLCVVSKDIFLRQPNLLELEAPIKICGDIHGQYSDLLRLFEYGGFPPRSDYLFLGDYVDRGKQSLETICLLLAYKIKYPENIFLLRGNHECASINRIYGFYDECKRRFNVGIWKIFTDCFNCLPVAALIDGKILCMHGGLSPDLHNLDQIRNFRRPCEVPDTGLLCDILWSDPSKDIQGWRTNDRGVSYIFGADIVTEFLQKHDIDLICRAHQVVEDGYEFFASKQLVTIFSAPNYCGEFDNAGAIMSIDETLMCSFQILKP comes from the exons ATGGAAACTGCAGTTCTGGATGATGTAATTAATAGGCTCCTTGAAGTTAGAGGGAGCCCGGGGAAGCAGGTCCTGCTTTCTGAGGCTGAGATCAAGCAGCTTTGCGTTGTCTCTAAGGACATATTTTTGAGGCAGCCTAATCTTTTGGAGCTTGAAGCTCCCATCAAGATCTGCG GGGATATTCATGGTCAGTATTCTGATCTTCTGAGGCTTTTTGAGTATGGTGGATTTCCTCCGCGCTCTGATTACTTATTCTTGGGGGATTATGTAGATCGTGGAAAGCAAAGCCTTGAAACAATATGCCTTCTCCttgcatataaaataaaatatccagaaaacattttccttttgaggGGAAACCACGAATGTGCTTCTATAAACCGCATCTATGGTTTTTACGATGAGTGTAAACGAAGATTTAACGTTGGAATCTGGAAAATATTCACAGATTGTTTCAATTGCCTACCTGTGGCAGCTCTTATTGATGGAAAGATACTCTGCATGCATGGGGGACTTTCTCCTGACTTGCACAATTTGGATCAGATAAGGAATTTTCGGAGGCCTTGTGAAGTTCCAGACACTGGTTTACTATGTGATATTCTCTGGTCTGATCCTAGTAAAGATATTCAGGGGTGGCGGACGAATGATAGGGGAGTTTCCTATATCTTTGGTGCTGATATagtgacagaatttcttcagaAGCATGATATCGACTTAATTTGCCGAGCTCACCAG GTCGTGGAAGATGGATATGAGTTCTTTGCTAGTAAACAACTTGTAACCATATTTTCTGCACCTAATTATTGTGGAGAGTTTGACAATGCTGGTGCCATTATGAGTATAGATGAGACTCTAATGTGCTCTTTCCAAATATTAAAGCCTTAA